A part of Streptomyces sp. NBC_01210 genomic DNA contains:
- a CDS encoding FAD-dependent oxidoreductase, translating into MEENIDHRVPVLIVGGSLVGLSTSLFLGRLGISHLLIEKHSGTSKHPRGRGNNVRTMELFRGAEAEPEIRQAASVLAENHGILQAGSLTGDDQEWLFKEIDPGGALARFSPSSWCLCSQNDLEPVLLSCARKEGGDLRFSTELMTFEQDATGVSAVMKDRETGKHTKVRADYLVAADGPRSPIREQLRIGQTGHGDLFHNVSITFRSRRLAEALGDRRFICCYLTNPEADGALLPVDNKEQWVFHAPWHPEQGETLADFTDERCIEHIRRATDVSGMDVEITGMAPWHAAERVAERYFSGRVFLAGDSAHEMSPTGAFGSNTGIQDAHNLAWKLAAVLEGAAGPELLSTYESERLPVARATSERASARSAEHSHPGYAPVATPGGGRQGGILNVAMGYGYPRGAVLGVDPERPVVPERMQLTGEPGTRSPHMWVVRSGERMSTLDLYEQAFVLLSSEGTAWRAAARKVAELLTVRLDAYAIGAGPDADLTPGNGADWAETHGTTAEGALIVRPDGFVAWRSAGAVADPEATVREVMTKLLYRD; encoded by the coding sequence TTGGAAGAGAACATCGACCACCGCGTGCCGGTCCTGATCGTGGGCGGGTCCCTGGTGGGCCTGTCCACCTCGCTGTTCCTGGGCCGCCTCGGCATCAGTCACCTGCTGATCGAGAAGCACTCAGGCACTTCGAAGCACCCGCGTGGACGCGGGAACAACGTTCGGACGATGGAGCTGTTCCGCGGCGCCGAGGCAGAGCCGGAGATCCGGCAGGCCGCATCGGTCCTCGCGGAGAACCACGGCATCCTGCAAGCGGGATCGCTGACCGGCGACGACCAGGAGTGGCTGTTCAAGGAGATCGACCCCGGTGGTGCGCTCGCGCGCTTCAGCCCGAGCTCGTGGTGCCTCTGCAGTCAGAACGACCTCGAACCCGTGCTGCTGTCCTGCGCCCGGAAGGAGGGCGGCGACCTGCGGTTCTCCACCGAACTGATGACCTTCGAGCAGGACGCGACGGGCGTGAGCGCGGTCATGAAGGACCGGGAGACCGGCAAGCACACCAAGGTGCGCGCGGACTATCTCGTCGCGGCCGACGGGCCGCGGAGCCCTATCCGGGAGCAGCTCCGCATCGGCCAGACGGGCCACGGCGACCTGTTCCACAACGTGAGTATCACCTTCCGTTCGCGGCGGCTCGCGGAGGCGCTGGGCGACCGGCGCTTCATCTGCTGCTACCTCACCAACCCCGAGGCGGACGGCGCTCTGCTGCCCGTGGACAACAAGGAGCAGTGGGTGTTCCACGCGCCGTGGCACCCGGAGCAGGGCGAGACGCTCGCGGACTTCACCGACGAGCGGTGCATCGAGCACATCCGCCGGGCAACGGACGTGTCAGGCATGGATGTTGAGATCACCGGCATGGCGCCGTGGCACGCCGCGGAACGGGTCGCCGAGCGGTACTTCTCGGGCCGGGTCTTCCTCGCCGGGGACTCGGCTCACGAGATGTCCCCGACCGGAGCTTTCGGCTCCAACACCGGAATCCAGGACGCGCACAACCTCGCCTGGAAGCTCGCGGCGGTGCTGGAGGGCGCGGCGGGGCCGGAACTGCTCTCGACGTACGAGTCGGAGCGGCTGCCGGTGGCGCGCGCGACGAGCGAGCGCGCATCGGCCCGCTCCGCCGAACACAGCCACCCGGGGTACGCGCCCGTCGCCACCCCGGGCGGCGGGCGGCAGGGCGGGATCCTCAATGTGGCCATGGGTTACGGCTACCCCCGCGGCGCCGTCCTGGGTGTGGACCCCGAACGGCCCGTGGTGCCCGAGCGAATGCAGCTGACGGGCGAACCCGGCACCAGGTCCCCCCATATGTGGGTCGTCAGATCGGGTGAGCGGATGTCCACGCTGGACCTCTACGAGCAGGCGTTCGTGCTGCTCAGCTCGGAGGGCACGGCGTGGCGTGCGGCGGCCCGGAAGGTCGCCGAGCTGCTGACCGTGCGGCTTGACGCGTACGCGATCGGTGCGGGACCGGACGCCGACCTGACGCCCGGGAACGGGGCCGACTGGGCCGAGACGCACGGCACGACGGCGGAGGGCGCGCTGATCGTACGCCCGGACGGCTTCGTCGCCTGGCGGTCGGCGGGCGCGGTGGCTGATCCGGAGGCCACCGTCCGCGAGGTCATGACGAAGTTGCTGTACCGCGACTGA
- a CDS encoding SchA/CurD-like domain-containing protein: MTTLSERTSQSAFDGSRLRVVLLLDLHDGAQNQFLEAYEHLRNQVASIPGHISDQLCQSIENPSQWLITSEWESAPPFLAWVNSEEHVETVQPLHSCVRDTRSLRFSVLRETEGAAGGAPDKLKGGLQASPRLGDGVVRHALTFTVKPGSEKEVAKILAGYTSPAAQVDEHTRLRRTSLFMHGNRVVRAIEVQGDLLAALRYVARQPEVRKVEEAINPYLEQDRDLNDQDSARMFFTRAALPAVHHVAADGPSPTDVHRHALLYQAKEGCGMALARLLAKQSETAANDPTTPIASCTIFQRDDIVVRLIDMNGPLKARPELALGISGARKAATLTRLLATGKDGVPTTDEEFSRFLASSDMRLITDRCASSES; the protein is encoded by the coding sequence ATGACAACCCTGTCGGAACGGACATCGCAGTCCGCCTTCGACGGCTCCAGGCTTCGGGTCGTCCTGCTATTGGATCTTCATGACGGTGCCCAGAACCAGTTCCTGGAGGCGTACGAGCATCTGCGCAACCAGGTGGCGTCGATCCCCGGTCACATCAGCGACCAGCTCTGCCAGTCGATCGAGAACCCGTCGCAGTGGCTCATCACCAGCGAATGGGAGAGCGCACCGCCCTTCCTGGCCTGGGTGAACAGCGAGGAGCACGTCGAGACGGTCCAGCCGCTGCACAGCTGCGTGCGCGACACGCGGTCGCTGCGGTTCAGCGTTCTGCGGGAGACCGAAGGGGCCGCAGGCGGCGCCCCTGACAAGCTCAAGGGCGGGCTCCAGGCCTCGCCCAGGCTCGGGGACGGCGTGGTCCGGCACGCGCTCACCTTCACGGTCAAGCCGGGCAGCGAGAAGGAGGTCGCGAAGATCCTCGCCGGCTACACCTCCCCGGCGGCCCAGGTCGACGAGCACACCCGGTTGCGCCGTACCTCGCTCTTCATGCACGGCAACCGCGTCGTGCGGGCCATCGAGGTGCAGGGGGACCTGCTCGCGGCGCTGCGCTACGTGGCCCGCCAGCCGGAGGTCAGGAAGGTGGAGGAGGCCATCAACCCGTATCTGGAGCAGGACCGGGACCTGAACGATCAGGACTCCGCCCGGATGTTCTTCACCCGGGCGGCGCTCCCGGCGGTCCACCATGTGGCGGCCGACGGGCCCTCGCCCACCGACGTACACCGGCACGCGCTGCTCTACCAGGCCAAGGAGGGCTGCGGGATGGCCCTGGCCCGGCTGCTCGCCAAGCAGTCCGAGACGGCGGCCAACGACCCCACGACCCCCATCGCGAGCTGCACCATCTTCCAGCGCGACGACATCGTGGTCCGGCTCATCGACATGAACGGCCCGCTCAAGGCGCGGCCCGAACTGGCGCTCGGCATCAGCGGTGCCAGGAAGGCGGCCACGCTCACCCGTCTGCTCGCCACCGGAAAGGACGGCGTGCCGACCACCGACGAGGAGTTCTCACGCTTCCTCGCCAGCTCCGACATGCGCCTGATCACGGACCGGTGCGCCTCGTCGGAATCCTGA
- a CDS encoding cupin domain-containing protein, with product MTTHRPRIVDLSETQPNRRRGGDLRAMLTPTAVGATTGFMGLAIVQPGERIGEHYHPYSEEFVYVVSGLLEVDLDGETHAMRPDQGLMIPLNMRHRFRNVGNVEARMVFHLGPLAPRPELGHVDTENTENTEHSEQGLPPERTGAVS from the coding sequence ATGACCACGCACCGCCCACGCATCGTGGACCTCAGCGAGACCCAGCCCAACCGCAGGCGCGGAGGCGACCTGCGCGCCATGCTCACCCCGACCGCGGTGGGTGCCACCACTGGCTTCATGGGGCTGGCCATCGTGCAGCCCGGTGAGCGCATCGGGGAGCACTACCACCCGTACTCCGAGGAGTTCGTCTACGTCGTCAGCGGGCTCCTCGAGGTGGACCTGGACGGAGAGACGCATGCGATGCGACCCGATCAGGGCCTCATGATCCCGCTGAATATGCGCCACCGGTTCCGCAACGTCGGAAACGTGGAGGCCCGCATGGTGTTCCACCTCGGTCCGCTGGCCCCGCGCCCGGAGCTCGGGCACGTCGACACCGAGAACACCGAGAACACCGAGCACTCCGAGCAGGGCCTGCCGCCGGAACGGACTGGGGCGGTGTCGTGA
- a CDS encoding beta-ketoacyl-[acyl-carrier-protein] synthase family protein, translating into MNRRVAVTGVGIVAPGGVGATAFWDLLANGRTATRGITLFNPEGFRSRIAAEVDFDPAAHGLDENQVARSDRYIQFALVAAREAVRDAGLDPEKEDPWRIGVSLGTAVGGTTRLEHDYVAVSESGTYWDVDHHPAGPHLQRAFSPSSLASAVAEQVGAHGPVQTVSTGCTSGLDAIGYAFHAIEEGRLDVCIAGASDSPISPITVACFDAIKATSPNNDDPAHASRPFDANRDGFVMGEGGAVLILEDLEHARARGATVYCEIGGYATFGNAYHMTGLTPEGLEMAQAINTALDHARIDSSQIDYVNAHGSGTKQNDRHETAAVKRSLGDHAFKTPMSSIKSMVGHSLGAIGAIELVACVLAMAHQVVPPTANYETPDPECDLDYVPRTARSRKLHSVLSVGSGFGGFQSAVVMTRPSGRTL; encoded by the coding sequence GTGAACCGGCGGGTGGCGGTCACCGGGGTCGGTATCGTCGCCCCCGGCGGAGTCGGCGCCACGGCGTTCTGGGACCTGCTCGCCAACGGCCGTACGGCGACGCGGGGCATCACCCTCTTCAACCCGGAGGGTTTCCGCTCCCGTATCGCCGCCGAGGTCGACTTCGATCCGGCGGCGCACGGCCTCGACGAGAACCAGGTGGCGCGCTCGGACCGGTACATCCAGTTCGCGCTGGTGGCCGCCCGGGAGGCGGTACGTGACGCCGGTCTCGACCCCGAGAAGGAGGATCCCTGGCGCATCGGGGTGTCGTTGGGCACCGCGGTCGGCGGCACCACACGTCTCGAGCACGACTACGTCGCCGTCAGCGAGAGCGGCACGTACTGGGACGTGGACCACCACCCGGCCGGACCTCATCTGCAGCGCGCGTTCTCGCCCAGCTCACTCGCCTCCGCGGTGGCCGAGCAGGTAGGTGCCCACGGCCCGGTGCAGACCGTCTCGACGGGCTGCACCTCGGGACTCGACGCGATCGGCTATGCCTTCCACGCCATTGAGGAGGGCCGGCTCGACGTCTGCATAGCGGGCGCGTCGGACTCGCCCATCTCACCCATCACCGTGGCGTGCTTCGACGCGATCAAAGCCACCTCGCCGAACAACGACGACCCGGCCCACGCCTCCCGGCCGTTCGACGCCAACCGGGACGGGTTCGTCATGGGCGAGGGCGGCGCCGTCCTCATCCTGGAGGACCTGGAGCACGCTCGTGCCCGCGGCGCGACCGTGTACTGCGAGATAGGGGGTTACGCCACCTTCGGCAACGCCTACCACATGACCGGGCTCACCCCCGAGGGACTGGAGATGGCCCAGGCGATCAACACCGCCCTCGACCACGCCCGTATCGACAGCTCACAGATCGACTACGTCAACGCACACGGCTCCGGCACCAAGCAGAACGACCGGCACGAGACAGCCGCGGTGAAACGCTCACTGGGCGACCACGCCTTCAAAACGCCCATGAGCTCCATCAAATCCATGGTGGGCCACTCGCTGGGCGCCATCGGCGCGATCGAGCTCGTGGCCTGCGTACTGGCCATGGCCCACCAGGTGGTGCCGCCGACGGCGAACTACGAGACCCCCGACCCCGAGTGCGACCTCGACTATGTGCCGCGCACCGCCCGCTCACGGAAGCTGCACAGCGTGCTCTCGGTGGGCAGCGGATTCGGCGGTTTCCAGTCGGCGGTCGTCATGACCAGACCAAGTGGGAGGACCCTATGA
- a CDS encoding beta-ketoacyl synthase N-terminal-like domain-containing protein, with amino-acid sequence MSSRQDRHTVVTGIGVIAPNGANTEAFWKSTHEGVSVLDRVTREGCEHLPLRVAGEVRDFDATALIEERFLVQTDRFTHFAMAAADLAMEDARLGRGDYEGSPFAVGVVTAAGSGGGEFGQRELQRLWGQGSRFVGPYQSIAWFYAASTGQISIRGGFKGPCGVVASDEAGGLDALAHAAGAIRRGTDAVVVGAAEAPLAPYSVVCQLGYEDLSTCEEPDRAYRPFTADACGFVPAEGGAMLVVEEETAARRRGARVRARVAGHAATFTGPSRWEESREGLAQAIRGALREAECAPEEIDVVFADALGVPEADRAEAMAIADALGAHGCKVPVTAPKTGIGRAYCGGPVLDAAAAVLAMERDLVPPTPNVFDVCHDLDVVTGRARPAQLRTALVLSRGLMGSNAALVLRHATETPS; translated from the coding sequence ATGAGCTCCCGGCAGGATCGGCACACGGTCGTCACCGGCATCGGTGTCATAGCCCCCAACGGGGCCAACACCGAGGCCTTCTGGAAGTCGACCCACGAGGGCGTCAGCGTCCTCGACCGCGTCACCCGCGAGGGCTGCGAGCATCTTCCGCTCCGCGTCGCGGGCGAGGTGCGCGACTTCGACGCGACTGCGCTGATAGAGGAGCGCTTTCTCGTCCAGACGGACCGGTTCACGCACTTCGCGATGGCAGCGGCCGATCTCGCCATGGAGGACGCCCGGCTCGGCCGCGGCGACTACGAGGGTTCGCCCTTCGCCGTGGGCGTGGTGACCGCGGCGGGCTCCGGTGGTGGCGAGTTCGGACAGCGCGAACTGCAGCGGCTGTGGGGACAGGGCTCCCGCTTCGTCGGCCCGTACCAGTCCATCGCCTGGTTCTACGCCGCGAGCACCGGCCAGATATCCATCCGCGGCGGCTTCAAGGGGCCGTGCGGCGTCGTGGCCAGCGACGAGGCGGGCGGGCTCGACGCGCTCGCGCATGCCGCCGGTGCCATCCGCCGCGGCACCGACGCGGTCGTGGTCGGTGCCGCGGAAGCCCCGCTGGCGCCCTACTCGGTCGTCTGCCAGCTGGGGTACGAGGATCTCAGCACCTGCGAGGAACCGGACCGCGCCTACCGGCCGTTCACCGCCGACGCCTGCGGCTTCGTCCCTGCCGAAGGCGGCGCGATGCTGGTGGTCGAGGAGGAGACTGCGGCCCGCCGCCGAGGGGCCCGGGTCCGCGCCCGGGTGGCCGGGCACGCCGCGACCTTCACCGGACCGTCGCGGTGGGAGGAGTCCCGGGAGGGACTGGCCCAGGCGATCCGTGGCGCTCTGAGGGAAGCCGAGTGCGCGCCGGAGGAGATCGACGTGGTCTTCGCGGACGCGCTCGGCGTACCGGAGGCCGACCGCGCCGAGGCGATGGCGATCGCCGACGCGCTGGGCGCACACGGCTGCAAGGTACCGGTGACGGCGCCCAAGACCGGTATCGGCCGGGCCTACTGCGGCGGACCCGTGCTCGACGCGGCCGCCGCCGTGCTGGCCATGGAGCGCGACCTCGTACCACCCACTCCCAATGTCTTCGACGTGTGCCACGACCTCGATGTCGTGACCGGCCGGGCGCGACCCGCTCAGCTGCGGACTGCGCTGGTGCTGAGCCGCGGGCTCATGGGCTCGAACGCGGCACTGGTGCTGCGGCACGCCACCGAAACCCCCTCATGA
- a CDS encoding acyl carrier protein → MSALTIQELAALMKKGAGVTVDPLDLANRPNTRFDEFGLDSLGLLGIVGELENRHGRPLPADADRCKTPQEFLELVNNSLMTGA, encoded by the coding sequence ATGTCCGCTCTGACCATCCAAGAACTGGCCGCACTGATGAAGAAGGGCGCCGGCGTCACCGTCGACCCCTTGGACCTGGCAAACCGGCCCAACACCCGCTTCGACGAGTTCGGCCTCGACTCGCTGGGCCTGCTCGGCATCGTCGGCGAGCTGGAGAACCGGCACGGCCGTCCCCTGCCCGCCGACGCGGACCGGTGCAAGACCCCGCAGGAGTTCCTCGAACTCGTCAACAACAGCCTCATGACTGGAGCCTGA
- a CDS encoding SRPBCC family protein — protein sequence MPGHTENEITVAAPLDLVWDMTNDLENWPQLFSEYASVEVLSREGDTTTFRLTMHPDENGKIWSWVSERTIDRKGRKVRARRVETGPFERMDIRWEYTEVPGGTRMHWTQDFAMKPEAPVDDAWMTDNINRNSRVQMELIRDKIEQRDRDSRTAAVTPN from the coding sequence GTGCCCGGACACACCGAGAACGAAATCACCGTCGCCGCCCCCCTGGACCTCGTGTGGGACATGACCAACGACCTCGAGAACTGGCCTCAGCTGTTCAGCGAGTACGCGTCGGTCGAGGTCCTGTCCCGGGAGGGAGACACGACGACCTTCCGGCTGACCATGCACCCCGACGAGAACGGCAAGATCTGGAGCTGGGTTTCGGAACGGACGATCGACCGCAAGGGCCGGAAGGTACGGGCCCGCCGCGTTGAGACCGGCCCCTTCGAGCGCATGGACATCCGGTGGGAGTACACGGAGGTCCCCGGCGGCACCCGGATGCACTGGACCCAGGACTTCGCGATGAAGCCGGAAGCCCCGGTCGACGACGCCTGGATGACCGACAACATCAACCGCAACTCCCGGGTCCAGATGGAACTCATCCGGGACAAGATCGAGCAGCGCGACCGCGACAGCCGTACCGCCGCCGTCACCCCCAACTGA
- a CDS encoding TcmI family type II polyketide cyclase, which yields MHQALIVARMAPESAPDIAKLFAASDAGELPHLVGVTRRSLFQFGDVYMHLIESEKPPGPEIAKVTEHPAFRDISDRLTAFVSPYNPETWRTPKDAMAHQFYRWERDGTT from the coding sequence ATGCACCAAGCTCTGATCGTCGCCCGTATGGCGCCGGAATCGGCCCCGGACATCGCCAAGCTGTTCGCGGCCTCCGACGCCGGTGAACTTCCGCACCTCGTCGGAGTCACCCGCCGCAGCCTGTTCCAGTTCGGCGATGTGTACATGCACCTGATCGAGTCCGAGAAGCCGCCCGGCCCGGAGATCGCGAAGGTGACGGAACATCCGGCCTTCCGGGACATCAGCGACCGGCTCACGGCCTTCGTCAGTCCGTACAACCCGGAGACCTGGCGCACCCCGAAGGACGCGATGGCCCACCAGTTCTACCGGTGGGAGCGCGACGGAACCACATGA
- a CDS encoding methyltransferase — MTTVSPTPVTTTVTTPVVPTPPPAMRLRELVFGAACAAAVRAAARLGVADALGDSPATAEQLATAVDAEPKSLRRLLRTLSCYGIFVETEDGTFAHTDMSLMLREDDPNSLRYIALWCTEPWTWDAWPRLDEAVRSGGSVFHELYGKGFFEYLHQDAHESAQVFNRAMTTSSRQSALEVAELLDLTGISVVADIGGGQGHVLASLLEKHPAVRGTLLDLPDVVAKADPRLREGGSLADRVRIVPGDCRQDIPVEADLYIIKNILEWDDESTRRTLGNIVAAARPGARVVVIENLVDDTPSMKFTTAMDLLLLLNVGGAKHTKQSLVERVTKAGLLIGEIRPVNPYLDAFECTVPG; from the coding sequence ATGACCACCGTAAGTCCCACCCCCGTCACCACCACCGTCACCACCCCCGTCGTGCCCACCCCCCCGCCCGCCATGCGGCTGCGCGAGCTTGTCTTCGGGGCGGCGTGCGCCGCTGCCGTACGCGCGGCCGCCCGGCTGGGCGTGGCCGACGCGCTCGGCGATTCACCCGCCACCGCGGAGCAGCTCGCGACCGCGGTGGACGCCGAACCCAAGTCGCTGCGCCGGCTGCTGCGCACCCTGTCCTGCTACGGCATCTTCGTCGAGACCGAGGACGGGACGTTCGCCCACACGGACATGTCGCTGATGCTGCGCGAGGACGATCCCAACAGCCTGCGGTACATCGCTCTGTGGTGCACAGAGCCGTGGACCTGGGACGCCTGGCCCCGGCTCGACGAGGCGGTGCGTTCCGGCGGGAGCGTCTTCCACGAGCTGTACGGCAAGGGGTTCTTCGAGTACCTGCACCAGGACGCGCACGAGTCGGCCCAGGTGTTCAACCGGGCCATGACCACATCCAGCAGGCAGTCGGCGCTGGAAGTCGCGGAGCTCCTCGACCTGACCGGTATCTCGGTGGTCGCGGACATCGGCGGCGGCCAGGGGCATGTGCTCGCGAGCCTGCTGGAGAAGCATCCGGCCGTCCGGGGCACGCTGCTCGATCTGCCCGACGTGGTCGCGAAGGCGGATCCCCGGCTGCGGGAAGGGGGTTCGCTCGCGGATCGGGTCCGTATCGTCCCCGGAGACTGCCGCCAGGACATCCCGGTCGAGGCCGATCTCTACATCATCAAGAACATCCTGGAGTGGGACGACGAGAGCACCCGCAGAACTCTGGGGAACATCGTCGCGGCGGCGCGGCCGGGGGCCCGGGTCGTGGTCATCGAGAACCTCGTGGACGACACTCCCTCGATGAAGTTCACCACGGCCATGGATCTGCTCCTGCTGCTCAACGTCGGCGGCGCGAAGCACACCAAGCAGAGCCTGGTGGAAAGAGTGACGAAGGCGGGTCTGCTCATCGGCGAGATCCGCCCGGTCAACCCGTACCTCGACGCGTTCGAATGCACCGTCCCCGGGTGA
- a CDS encoding right-handed parallel beta-helix repeat-containing protein → MTKRQFTCLACTAVIMVSGLGAAAPSAGAATHTVHPGESIQKAVNAASPGDTIVIAAGTYRESVLVTKSNLTLSGMGDATVIKPRRATTPTTNVCAQAGNGICVTGKAKKDVVGVSIRSLTLSGFKKSAIWATRTDRLTVQQVTAEKNGTWGIAQEMSTRSVIRNNTVRDSGDAGIFIANTVDREGGATDTKRTVIAYNRLTGNRIGVTVRRVRNLSVRANTMTGNCAGLFIVGDESKPAAGAMTVRDNWIFRNNKFCPATTRLPAIQGSGIVLTGTESAVVTSNLIMENVGSSPLSGGVVLFQSFVGAVNTGNVIKDNWVQGNKSADLANRGGGTRNEFLSNECLASEPAGMC, encoded by the coding sequence ATGACGAAACGACAGTTCACGTGCCTCGCATGCACCGCGGTCATCATGGTCTCCGGACTGGGCGCAGCCGCTCCGTCCGCCGGCGCGGCCACCCACACGGTGCATCCGGGCGAATCGATCCAGAAAGCGGTGAACGCCGCCAGTCCGGGAGACACCATTGTCATCGCGGCCGGCACCTACCGCGAAAGCGTCCTTGTCACGAAGTCGAACCTGACCCTGAGCGGGATGGGCGACGCGACCGTGATCAAGCCGCGGAGGGCGACCACGCCGACCACGAACGTCTGCGCCCAGGCCGGCAACGGCATCTGTGTGACGGGTAAGGCGAAGAAGGACGTAGTAGGCGTCAGCATCCGCTCACTGACCCTTTCCGGCTTCAAGAAGAGCGCCATCTGGGCCACCCGCACCGACCGGCTGACGGTCCAGCAGGTGACGGCCGAGAAGAACGGCACCTGGGGCATCGCCCAGGAGATGTCCACCCGGTCGGTGATCCGTAACAACACGGTCCGGGACAGCGGAGACGCCGGCATCTTCATCGCCAACACGGTCGACCGGGAGGGCGGGGCGACCGACACCAAGAGGACGGTGATCGCGTACAACCGGCTGACGGGCAACCGGATCGGAGTCACGGTCAGGCGGGTCAGAAACCTCAGCGTCCGCGCCAACACCATGACCGGAAACTGCGCCGGCCTGTTCATCGTGGGCGACGAGTCGAAGCCCGCAGCCGGGGCGATGACCGTCCGCGACAACTGGATCTTCCGGAACAACAAGTTCTGCCCCGCCACCACCCGCCTCCCCGCCATTCAGGGATCCGGCATCGTCCTCACCGGTACCGAGTCCGCCGTCGTCACATCGAACCTGATCATGGAAAATGTCGGCTCCTCGCCGCTCTCCGGCGGAGTCGTGCTGTTCCAGAGCTTCGTGGGCGCCGTCAACACCGGCAATGTCATCAAGGACAACTGGGTGCAGGGCAACAAGTCGGCTGACCTGGCCAACCGGGGTGGCGGAACGCGCAACGAGTTCCTCAGCAATGAGTGCCTGGCTTCCGAACCCGCAGGGATGTGCTGA
- a CDS encoding acyl-CoA thioesterase, whose amino-acid sequence MADLFTVRVTVRGYEIDAQGHLNGTVYLQHAEHARWELLRAAGIEQKALLAKGVGPVNLETTIRYHREVVAGDDVDITCAFIFGEGKSFQVEQTFHRTDDNTLVAEVVSVGGLLDLKARKLVADPHEYFRAVASDPGVFGL is encoded by the coding sequence ATGGCAGACCTGTTTACCGTGAGGGTTACCGTCCGCGGTTACGAGATCGATGCGCAGGGGCACCTCAACGGCACGGTGTATCTGCAGCATGCGGAGCACGCGCGCTGGGAGTTGCTGCGGGCAGCCGGAATCGAACAGAAGGCACTGCTGGCGAAGGGTGTCGGCCCGGTCAATCTGGAGACCACGATCCGGTATCACCGCGAGGTGGTCGCAGGTGATGACGTCGACATAACCTGCGCGTTCATCTTCGGGGAGGGCAAGTCGTTCCAGGTGGAGCAGACGTTCCACCGTACGGACGACAACACTCTCGTGGCCGAGGTCGTCAGCGTCGGAGGTCTGCTCGACCTGAAGGCACGCAAGCTGGTCGCCGACCCGCACGAGTACTTCCGCGCCGTGGCCTCCGACCCTGGCGTGTTCGGCCTCTGA